One genomic window of Polyangium aurulentum includes the following:
- a CDS encoding TIGR02266 family protein, whose amino-acid sequence MSQDTRKDPRAKVLSMTVRYKSATIDEFIENHSHDVSRGGIFIKTSSPFPPGTLLKFEIRIQDEQTVLGGVGRVVWKRDADQVTDDSPGGMGVKFIKIDDKSKGLIARLVDAQKGGPSAYDLGKPADAADDDAEGMSTGNSQPPPAATPAAKTQPRASTMLGLGSIGAAAKATGAKPAPAAEKPAADAGGGGGGFFPTTDPGSEMPPPEERTVMRQAAELLKQALAGTGSSLDEVGGKIELAKDAPKPEEKKAESIPPKAQSVPPKAEEPAAAKAESIPPKAEEPAVAPKPDPVEAKVEEVVAKEEAEAEAKAAEPPVESKPEPKKSTSIPPKSGKPAAKKPAGEDGGRREAKTVDVRGTKAKEGEGKPKPRTSVRPAAAAPPPPEPVEESSGSGRFLTILLVAAVIGGGIYLALNRGDKGNQTPPAPAPTVQAAPTPPAPPTAAPTPTPAPTAASDVVPAADPTGAVPTAAPTTTPSAAPTTAPTAAAKDAKPAETAKATEKKPAAEKKPAAPAAPAPAPAPKPPAGGDDYE is encoded by the coding sequence ATGAGTCAGGACACTCGTAAGGACCCGCGAGCGAAGGTGCTCTCGATGACCGTCCGCTACAAGAGCGCGACGATCGACGAGTTCATCGAGAACCATTCGCATGATGTGAGCCGCGGCGGCATCTTCATCAAGACCTCGTCGCCGTTCCCGCCGGGAACGCTGCTCAAGTTCGAGATCCGCATCCAGGACGAGCAGACCGTGCTCGGCGGCGTGGGCCGGGTCGTCTGGAAGCGCGACGCCGACCAGGTGACGGACGACTCCCCCGGCGGCATGGGGGTCAAGTTCATCAAGATCGACGACAAGTCGAAGGGCCTCATCGCTCGCCTCGTCGACGCCCAGAAGGGCGGCCCCTCCGCGTACGACCTCGGCAAACCCGCAGACGCGGCCGACGACGACGCCGAGGGCATGAGCACCGGCAACTCCCAGCCCCCGCCCGCCGCAACGCCCGCCGCAAAGACGCAGCCGCGCGCCTCGACCATGCTCGGTCTCGGCAGCATCGGCGCGGCCGCGAAGGCGACCGGCGCCAAGCCCGCCCCCGCTGCCGAGAAGCCCGCAGCCGACGCAGGCGGCGGTGGCGGCGGCTTCTTCCCGACCACCGACCCGGGCTCCGAGATGCCTCCCCCCGAGGAGCGCACCGTGATGCGCCAGGCCGCCGAGCTACTCAAGCAAGCGCTCGCCGGCACCGGCAGCTCGCTCGACGAGGTCGGCGGCAAGATCGAGCTCGCCAAGGACGCGCCGAAGCCCGAGGAGAAGAAGGCCGAGTCCATCCCCCCGAAGGCCCAGTCGGTCCCCCCGAAGGCAGAAGAGCCCGCCGCCGCGAAGGCCGAATCGATCCCGCCGAAGGCCGAGGAGCCGGCCGTCGCGCCCAAGCCCGATCCCGTCGAGGCGAAGGTCGAAGAGGTCGTCGCGAAGGAAGAGGCCGAGGCCGAGGCGAAGGCCGCCGAGCCGCCGGTCGAGTCCAAGCCCGAGCCGAAGAAGAGCACGTCGATCCCCCCGAAGTCCGGCAAGCCCGCGGCGAAGAAGCCCGCTGGCGAGGACGGCGGGCGCCGCGAGGCGAAGACCGTCGACGTGCGCGGCACCAAGGCAAAGGAGGGCGAAGGCAAGCCGAAGCCGCGGACCTCGGTCCGGCCGGCCGCGGCCGCGCCCCCGCCGCCCGAGCCCGTCGAGGAGAGCAGCGGCAGCGGTCGTTTCCTGACGATCCTGCTCGTCGCAGCCGTGATCGGCGGCGGCATCTACCTCGCCCTGAACCGCGGCGACAAGGGCAACCAGACCCCGCCGGCCCCTGCGCCGACGGTGCAGGCCGCCCCCACGCCGCCCGCGCCGCCCACGGCCGCGCCCACGCCCACGCCGGCGCCCACGGCCGCATCCGACGTCGTGCCCGCAGCCGACCCCACGGGCGCCGTGCCCACGGCCGCTCCCACCACGACGCCGAGCGCCGCGCCCACGACTGCGCCCACCGCAGCCGCCAAGGACGCCAAGCCGGCCGAGACCGCCAAGGCCACGGAGAAGAAGCCCGCCGCCGAGAAGAAGCCGGCTGCGCCTGCGGCTCCCGCGCCTGCTCCCGCCCCCAAGCCGCCCGCAGGCGGCGACGACTACGAGTGA
- a CDS encoding PilZ domain-containing protein translates to MPVREHFRAHGRYRVDLGATLRDLDGRAREVVIRDVGLGGAGIEVAEPEPGTDEAFVVPSLDADSVVILEVTAPTLWDPLRLHGKVAWVRRGLAGGRRTRAGVRFEHHDASALYSLFQVIGAQIF, encoded by the coding sequence TTGCCCGTTCGGGAGCACTTTCGCGCGCATGGCCGCTATCGCGTCGACCTCGGCGCGACGCTGCGGGATCTGGATGGTCGCGCGCGTGAGGTGGTCATCCGCGACGTGGGGCTTGGTGGCGCGGGCATCGAGGTGGCCGAGCCCGAGCCGGGCACGGACGAGGCGTTCGTGGTTCCGAGCCTCGACGCCGACAGCGTCGTGATCCTCGAGGTGACAGCGCCGACGCTCTGGGACCCGCTGCGGCTGCACGGGAAGGTCGCGTGGGTTCGTCGCGGCTTGGCGGGTGGTCGACGCACGCGTGCGGGGGTGCGCTTCGAGCACCACGACGCGAGCGCGCTCTACTCGCTCTTCCAGGTCATTGGAGCTCAAATCTTTTAG
- a CDS encoding OmpA family protein: MKTTGRSKSLGRWGVPALVLVTIGQSSCAQVSTMRGDIEGLRNVAKQAEDNGAIRCAPRELATAKSHLTFAETELDQGFLFKAKAHLDVARANANAAYDLSPPQKCAERGFIEDEPAVVKPPPAPGDADGDGYLDPNDGCVNEPETWNSFKDEDGCPDDPDTDGDGLPNSKDSCVLLPEDKDGYLDDDGCPELDNDLDGILDDADKDPTSGKTCATDPEDPDGYEDADGCPEPDNDKDTVVDLDDQCPMEPGVVGGDKPGCPKKPSNVIVTEKEIKIMQQVHFEFNKDKIRPESFPILDEVASVLKDNPKIRIEIQGHTDNKGSAKLNKDLSERRAASVLKYLVSKGIDATRLTSKGYGMEKPVVPNTTEQNRALNRRVQFVRTEAQP; encoded by the coding sequence ATGAAGACCACGGGGCGCAGCAAATCGCTCGGGCGCTGGGGAGTCCCGGCCCTCGTCCTCGTCACGATCGGGCAATCCTCCTGCGCGCAGGTGTCGACCATGCGCGGCGACATCGAAGGCCTGCGCAACGTCGCCAAGCAAGCCGAGGACAACGGCGCCATCCGCTGCGCGCCGCGCGAGCTCGCGACGGCCAAGAGCCACCTGACCTTCGCCGAGACCGAGCTCGATCAGGGCTTCCTCTTCAAGGCCAAGGCGCACCTCGACGTCGCGCGCGCCAACGCGAACGCCGCCTACGACCTGTCGCCCCCGCAAAAGTGCGCCGAGCGCGGCTTCATCGAGGACGAGCCCGCCGTGGTCAAGCCGCCGCCCGCGCCTGGCGACGCCGACGGCGACGGCTACCTCGATCCGAACGACGGCTGCGTGAACGAGCCCGAGACGTGGAACTCGTTCAAGGACGAGGACGGCTGCCCCGACGATCCCGACACCGACGGCGACGGCCTGCCGAACTCGAAGGACAGCTGCGTGCTGCTCCCCGAGGACAAGGACGGCTACCTCGACGACGACGGCTGCCCCGAGCTCGACAACGATCTCGACGGCATCCTCGACGACGCCGACAAGGACCCGACGAGCGGCAAGACCTGCGCGACCGATCCCGAGGATCCGGACGGCTACGAAGACGCCGACGGCTGCCCCGAGCCCGACAACGACAAGGACACGGTCGTCGATCTCGACGATCAGTGCCCGATGGAGCCGGGCGTGGTGGGCGGCGATAAACCTGGCTGCCCGAAGAAGCCTTCGAACGTCATCGTGACGGAGAAGGAAATCAAGATCATGCAGCAGGTGCACTTCGAGTTCAACAAGGACAAGATTCGCCCGGAGAGCTTCCCGATCCTCGACGAGGTGGCCTCGGTCCTGAAGGACAACCCGAAGATCCGCATCGAGATCCAGGGCCACACCGACAACAAGGGTTCGGCAAAGCTCAACAAGGATCTGTCGGAGCGCCGCGCCGCTTCCGTGCTCAAGTACCTCGTCTCGAAGGGCATCGACGCGACTCGTTTGACCTCGAAGGGCTACGGCATGGAGAAGCCCGTCGTCCCCAACACCACCGAACAAAATCGTGCGCTCAATCGACGCGTGCAATTTGTCCGGACCGAAGCCCAGCCGTAA
- a CDS encoding DUF4398 domain-containing protein, which translates to MASAALFGASGCGGSIYAITASSASSKLETAEALGAERYAPYEYWYAKEHLTKAQEEAATADYGDAISFASTAEDFAEKAITLSKRAHEGSGR; encoded by the coding sequence GTGGCGAGCGCCGCGCTCTTCGGCGCGAGCGGCTGCGGCGGTTCGATCTACGCGATCACCGCGAGCAGCGCCTCGTCGAAGCTCGAGACGGCCGAAGCGCTCGGAGCCGAGCGGTACGCGCCGTACGAGTACTGGTACGCGAAAGAGCACCTCACCAAGGCGCAGGAAGAAGCCGCGACGGCCGACTACGGCGACGCGATCAGCTTCGCCTCGACCGCCGAAGACTTCGCCGAGAAGGCCATCACGCTCTCGAAGCGGGCGCACGAAGGATCGGGCCGATGA
- the lexA gene encoding transcriptional repressor LexA: MQGLTDRQQQVLHYIRQSINERGYPPTLREIGAHMGIRSTNGVNDHLRALERKGYLTREDMKSRALRPRDMDGDVRLDPGDSMVANEVSLPHEADVIEVQVVGRIAAGLPILAEEHLIDTVRVDRLLVRGGREVFGLKVTGDSMIEAGILSGDYIFVRRQATAQRGEIVVALIGDEATVKYYFPEKDYIRFQPANAKMAPILVRASDFKPTMLLGVVVGVFRRL; this comes from the coding sequence ATGCAAGGGCTCACCGATCGCCAGCAGCAGGTTCTGCATTACATCCGGCAGTCCATCAACGAGCGGGGCTACCCGCCGACGCTGCGCGAGATCGGCGCCCACATGGGGATCCGCTCCACGAACGGGGTGAACGATCACCTGCGCGCGCTCGAGCGAAAGGGCTACCTGACGCGCGAGGACATGAAGAGCCGCGCGCTCCGGCCGAGGGACATGGACGGCGACGTGCGGCTCGACCCGGGCGACTCCATGGTCGCCAACGAGGTCTCCCTCCCCCACGAGGCCGACGTCATCGAGGTCCAGGTGGTCGGCCGCATCGCCGCGGGATTGCCCATCCTGGCCGAAGAGCACCTCATCGACACGGTGCGGGTCGACCGGCTGCTCGTCCGCGGCGGGCGCGAGGTCTTCGGCCTCAAGGTGACGGGCGACTCGATGATCGAGGCCGGCATCCTGAGCGGCGACTACATCTTCGTGCGCCGGCAAGCCACGGCGCAGCGCGGCGAGATCGTGGTGGCGCTCATCGGCGACGAGGCCACGGTCAAGTACTACTTCCCCGAGAAAGACTACATCCGCTTCCAGCCCGCCAACGCGAAGATGGCGCCCATCCTCGTGCGCGCCTCCGACTTCAAGCCGACCATGCTGCTCGGCGTCGTCGTCGGCGTTTTCCGCCGGCTGTAA
- a CDS encoding type IV pilus twitching motility protein PilT encodes MTSEAAFREPLRYTIQQLLKVMVDKGASDMHITRGSPPLLRIDGSVVPLKLPPLDEEGSRELCYSVLSDEQRATFERKNELDLSFGLPGLSRFRANVFMQRGAVAGAFRQIPFKILGFDELGLPPIVADIANKPRGLVLVTGPTGSGKSTTLASIIDKINSEQRLHIITIEDPIEYIHNHKLSVVNQREVGADTSSFKDALKYVLRQDPDVVLVGEMRDLETIEAALTIAETGHLVFATLHTNSAVQSINRIIDVFPAHQQSQIRAQLSFTLAAVMTQLLVPKVGGGRVLAMEVMVPNPAIKNLIREDKLHQIYSQMQVGQAGSGMQTMNQALFGLHQKRLISVEDAIGHAGDVDELRAMIEGRVVRGRPPVT; translated from the coding sequence ATGACCTCCGAAGCCGCTTTCCGCGAACCCCTGCGCTACACCATCCAGCAGCTCCTCAAGGTGATGGTCGACAAGGGGGCGAGCGACATGCACATCACCCGAGGCTCGCCGCCGCTCTTGCGCATCGACGGCTCGGTCGTGCCGCTCAAGCTGCCGCCGCTCGACGAGGAGGGCTCGCGCGAGCTTTGCTACTCGGTCCTCTCCGACGAGCAGAGGGCGACCTTCGAGCGCAAGAACGAGCTCGATCTGTCCTTCGGCCTGCCCGGGCTCTCACGCTTCCGCGCCAACGTCTTCATGCAGCGCGGCGCCGTGGCCGGCGCGTTCCGGCAGATCCCGTTCAAGATCCTCGGCTTCGACGAGCTCGGCCTGCCGCCCATCGTCGCCGACATCGCCAACAAGCCGCGCGGCCTCGTGCTGGTCACTGGACCTACCGGCTCGGGCAAGAGCACCACGCTCGCGAGCATCATCGACAAGATCAACAGCGAGCAGCGGCTGCACATCATCACGATCGAGGACCCGATCGAGTACATCCACAACCACAAGCTCAGCGTGGTGAACCAGCGCGAGGTCGGCGCCGACACCTCGTCGTTCAAGGATGCGCTCAAGTACGTCCTGCGGCAGGACCCGGACGTGGTGCTCGTCGGCGAGATGCGCGACCTCGAGACGATCGAGGCCGCGCTGACGATCGCCGAGACGGGTCACCTCGTCTTCGCCACCCTGCACACGAACAGCGCCGTGCAGTCGATCAACCGCATCATCGACGTCTTCCCCGCGCACCAGCAGTCGCAGATCCGCGCGCAGCTCAGCTTCACGCTCGCGGCCGTGATGACGCAGCTCCTCGTGCCCAAGGTCGGCGGCGGGCGCGTGCTCGCGATGGAGGTGATGGTCCCGAACCCGGCCATCAAGAACCTCATCCGCGAGGACAAACTGCACCAGATCTACTCGCAGATGCAGGTCGGCCAGGCGGGCAGCGGCATGCAGACGATGAACCAGGCGCTCTTCGGGCTCCACCAGAAGCGCCTGATCTCGGTCGAGGACGCGATCGGGCACGCGGGCGACGTCGACGAGCTGCGCGCCATGATCGAAGGCCGCGTCGTCCGAGGCCGCCCGCCGGTGACCTGA
- the pilB gene encoding type IV-A pilus assembly ATPase PilB: MSTTTGQTRLGELLVREKLISLQQLRQAQEEQRKTGTNLGQVLTKLGYLSDGEIANFLSAQYHVPVVQLDEHDFDSEILKLVSRDVCEKQKIIPLFRSGSALVVAMADPTNLHAIDDIKFLTGSNVEPRVASESSILAAIERAYSIGPSYDDVLAEFADEQVDFAIDTEDVNLLELEKAAEGAPVVRLVNAILLNAIKKGASDIHVEPYEKKLRVRYRVDGVLIEEMQPPLKLKSAIASRLKIMSSLDIAERRLPQDGRIKLKMGKGKEMDFRVSVLPTIWGEKIVMRLLDKSNLQLDMTKLGFDKRPLEDFQWAINQPWGMVLVTGPTGSGKTTTLYSALSELNKVGVNISTAEDPVEYNLHGINQVQMHDEIGLNFAASLRSFLRQDPDIIMVGEIRDFETAEIAVKAALTGHMVLSTLHTNDAPSTISRLLNMGIEPFLITASVNLVLAQRLARKICSDCKAPHKVDTRVLLDFGFTQEQATKGKLWKGAGCKTCNGSGYKGRVALYEVMRFSDTLKELVLQGASTAELKASAIKSGMLSLRMAGIEKVLAGVTTTEEVGRVTMGD, encoded by the coding sequence ATGTCCACCACGACCGGCCAGACCCGTCTCGGCGAGCTGCTCGTCCGCGAGAAGCTCATCAGCCTGCAGCAGCTCCGTCAGGCGCAAGAGGAGCAGCGCAAGACCGGCACCAACCTCGGCCAGGTGCTCACCAAGCTGGGCTATCTGTCCGACGGCGAGATCGCCAATTTCTTGAGCGCGCAGTACCACGTCCCCGTCGTCCAGCTCGACGAGCACGACTTCGATTCCGAGATCCTGAAGCTCGTCTCGCGCGACGTCTGCGAAAAGCAGAAGATCATCCCCCTCTTCCGCTCGGGCTCGGCCCTCGTCGTCGCGATGGCCGATCCGACGAACCTGCACGCGATCGACGACATCAAGTTCCTCACCGGATCGAACGTCGAGCCGCGCGTCGCCTCCGAGAGCTCCATCCTCGCGGCGATCGAGCGCGCTTACTCGATCGGCCCCTCGTACGACGACGTGCTCGCCGAGTTCGCCGACGAGCAGGTCGACTTCGCGATCGACACCGAGGACGTCAACCTCCTCGAGCTCGAGAAGGCCGCCGAGGGCGCGCCCGTCGTGCGCCTCGTGAACGCGATCCTCCTGAACGCCATCAAGAAGGGCGCGAGCGACATCCACGTCGAGCCGTACGAGAAGAAGCTCCGCGTCCGCTACCGCGTCGACGGCGTGCTCATCGAGGAGATGCAGCCTCCCTTGAAGCTGAAGAGCGCCATCGCGAGCCGCCTCAAGATCATGAGCTCGCTCGACATCGCCGAGCGCAGGCTGCCGCAGGACGGCCGCATCAAGCTCAAGATGGGCAAGGGCAAGGAGATGGACTTCCGCGTCTCCGTGCTGCCGACGATCTGGGGCGAGAAGATCGTCATGCGCCTGCTCGACAAGTCGAACCTTCAGCTCGACATGACGAAGCTCGGCTTCGACAAGCGTCCGCTCGAGGACTTCCAGTGGGCGATCAACCAGCCCTGGGGCATGGTGCTCGTCACGGGCCCCACGGGCTCGGGCAAGACGACGACGCTCTACTCCGCGCTGAGCGAGCTGAACAAGGTCGGCGTCAACATCTCCACCGCCGAGGATCCGGTCGAGTACAACCTGCACGGCATCAACCAGGTGCAGATGCACGACGAGATCGGCCTGAACTTCGCCGCCTCGCTGCGATCGTTTTTGCGCCAGGACCCGGACATCATCATGGTCGGCGAGATCCGCGACTTCGAGACCGCCGAGATCGCGGTCAAGGCGGCGCTCACCGGGCACATGGTGCTGTCGACGCTGCACACGAACGACGCGCCCTCGACCATCTCGCGCCTGCTCAACATGGGCATCGAGCCGTTCCTCATCACGGCCAGCGTCAACCTCGTGCTCGCGCAGCGCCTCGCCCGCAAGATCTGCAGCGACTGCAAAGCCCCGCACAAGGTCGACACGCGCGTGCTGCTCGACTTCGGCTTCACGCAGGAGCAGGCGACGAAGGGCAAGCTGTGGAAGGGCGCGGGCTGCAAGACGTGCAACGGCTCGGGCTACAAGGGCCGCGTCGCGCTCTACGAGGTCATGCGCTTCAGCGACACGCTGAAGGAGCTCGTCCTGCAGGGCGCCTCGACGGCCGAGCTGAAGGCGTCGGCGATCAAGAGCGGCATGCTCAGCCTGCGCATGGCGGGCATCGAGAAGGTGCTCGCGGGCGTGACCACGACCGAGGAGGTCGGTCGCGTGACCATGGGAGACTAG
- a CDS encoding FHA domain-containing protein has protein sequence MGLFDRFVRWGESRRAKEARARELSGELASAVELYLEAEMPDEAARVLLLRADAEGSVEQRVAFCATAARTAASAELRKKALARKALLSFDVIRARGGPSLRSELERVAKELEEAGELERAAEAYVLAGDSEAEVRVLTEMGAIERLEERFKAAETEVRKARAVADVRRRIADLERCAERRAALEAAKAALAEREDEVVEAAVRSIRARLLTGTVVDLAIDGTKVRGALGEEVTLGRGDATIVVAARAVSRVHVRIKKSASGEAILEDLGTRNGTTLAGARIHGPIPIGAGLRVELGGEVPCSIVPAREGPEASMAPAGVIVEVGGARFVAPLGELHAGPWRVDRVVSGGDAFVVLRTPEGAPRPILGELSLAAEIELSAGDELKSARGGPVRLCVLGGGGGA, from the coding sequence GTGGGTCTCTTCGATCGCTTCGTCCGATGGGGGGAGAGCCGGCGCGCGAAGGAAGCGCGCGCACGTGAGCTGTCCGGCGAGCTCGCCTCCGCCGTCGAGCTGTACCTGGAGGCCGAGATGCCCGACGAGGCCGCGCGCGTGCTGCTCCTGCGCGCGGACGCCGAGGGCTCGGTCGAGCAGCGGGTCGCGTTCTGCGCGACGGCCGCGCGTACGGCCGCGAGCGCCGAGCTGCGCAAGAAAGCGCTCGCTCGCAAGGCGCTGCTCTCGTTCGACGTGATCCGCGCGCGCGGCGGACCTTCGCTGCGCAGCGAGCTCGAGCGCGTGGCCAAGGAGCTCGAAGAAGCAGGCGAGCTAGAGCGCGCGGCCGAGGCCTACGTGCTCGCGGGCGACAGCGAGGCCGAGGTGCGAGTGCTCACGGAGATGGGCGCGATCGAGAGGCTCGAGGAGCGCTTCAAGGCCGCCGAGACCGAGGTGCGCAAGGCGCGCGCGGTGGCGGACGTGCGCAGGCGCATCGCGGATCTCGAGCGCTGCGCCGAGCGTCGCGCCGCGCTGGAGGCTGCGAAGGCCGCGCTCGCCGAGCGAGAGGACGAGGTCGTCGAGGCGGCGGTGCGGTCGATCCGGGCGCGGCTCTTGACGGGGACCGTCGTGGATCTCGCGATCGACGGCACGAAGGTGCGCGGTGCGCTCGGCGAGGAGGTGACGCTCGGTCGTGGCGACGCGACGATCGTGGTGGCTGCGCGCGCCGTCAGCCGCGTGCACGTGCGCATCAAGAAGAGCGCGAGCGGCGAGGCGATCCTGGAGGACCTCGGGACGCGCAACGGCACGACCCTCGCCGGAGCGCGCATCCATGGTCCCATCCCGATCGGCGCGGGGCTGCGCGTGGAGCTCGGGGGCGAGGTGCCCTGCTCGATCGTGCCCGCGCGCGAGGGGCCGGAGGCGAGCATGGCGCCCGCCGGAGTGATCGTGGAGGTGGGCGGCGCGCGCTTCGTGGCTCCGCTCGGCGAGCTCCACGCGGGGCCTTGGCGTGTCGATCGCGTGGTGTCTGGAGGCGACGCCTTCGTGGTGCTGAGGACGCCCGAGGGCGCGCCGCGGCCGATCCTGGGCGAGCTTTCGCTCGCGGCCGAGATCGAGCTCTCGGCGGGCGACGAGCTGAAGTCCGCGCGCGGCGGGCCTGTGCGGCTGTGCGTGCTCGGCGGCGGAGGGGGCGCGTGA
- a CDS encoding serine/threonine-protein kinase, producing MSFWRRVKGRLFGEGAGGEAKRARGDEDEAAKIAPAQGTPDAPEEAASEGDGPIARLGLIGTVEGPAEAEAIALLRGVRGTVREAEAVARVLDVAMDRAVPEAVRVACADILAARGDERGALDALSGVSSTPGLLLAADLFASQGQLGRAVTTIERVLARSIDTPGARERHTRWRASLGAAPGPVRRLDEATVVAPEGSRGPFRLLREVARGGAGTVYEAEDTVLGRRIAFKVYHRRGRDRSQLEREGHLAARLAGPGVLRVLDADPEEGWIALEWVPRGSVRDMLARGEIAPLAPVDRWARPLARALARLHASGVVHADVKPANVLLRDAGDPVLGDFGIARPFGAPGEGGSAGYVSPERLAGRASDPRDDVYGYGRVIEDVLHRLVERGVPPGDEAAWRAIAEECIGPDERRPANGAELVRRLSG from the coding sequence GTGAGCTTCTGGCGAAGGGTCAAAGGGCGGCTGTTCGGCGAGGGCGCCGGCGGGGAGGCCAAGCGCGCGCGCGGCGACGAGGACGAGGCGGCGAAGATCGCGCCCGCGCAGGGCACGCCGGATGCGCCCGAAGAGGCGGCTTCCGAAGGAGACGGGCCGATCGCGCGGCTCGGGTTGATCGGCACGGTCGAGGGACCTGCGGAGGCGGAGGCGATCGCGCTCTTGCGTGGGGTGCGCGGGACGGTGCGCGAGGCGGAGGCGGTGGCGCGCGTGCTCGATGTCGCGATGGATCGCGCGGTGCCCGAGGCGGTGCGCGTCGCGTGCGCGGACATCCTGGCGGCGCGCGGCGACGAGCGGGGCGCGCTGGATGCGCTCTCCGGCGTGTCGTCGACGCCGGGCCTGCTCCTCGCGGCGGATCTGTTCGCCTCGCAGGGGCAGCTCGGGCGCGCGGTGACGACGATCGAGCGGGTGCTCGCGCGGAGCATCGACACGCCTGGCGCGCGGGAGCGGCACACGCGCTGGCGAGCGTCGCTCGGTGCGGCGCCGGGGCCGGTGCGGCGCCTCGACGAGGCGACGGTGGTGGCGCCCGAGGGCTCACGCGGGCCGTTTCGGCTCTTGCGCGAGGTGGCGCGCGGAGGCGCGGGCACGGTGTACGAGGCCGAGGACACGGTGCTCGGCAGGCGGATCGCGTTCAAGGTCTACCATCGGCGCGGGCGCGATCGATCGCAGCTCGAGCGCGAGGGACACCTCGCGGCGCGCCTCGCGGGCCCTGGGGTCTTGCGCGTGCTCGACGCGGATCCGGAGGAGGGGTGGATCGCGCTCGAGTGGGTGCCGCGCGGGAGCGTTCGCGACATGCTCGCGCGCGGCGAGATCGCGCCGCTCGCTCCTGTCGATCGCTGGGCGCGCCCGCTGGCCCGTGCGCTCGCGCGGCTGCACGCGTCGGGTGTCGTGCACGCGGACGTGAAGCCGGCGAACGTGCTGCTTCGCGACGCAGGCGATCCGGTGCTCGGCGACTTCGGGATCGCGCGGCCGTTCGGCGCGCCGGGGGAGGGTGGAAGCGCCGGCTACGTCTCGCCCGAGCGACTGGCGGGGCGCGCGAGCGATCCGCGCGACGACGTCTACGGCTACGGGCGCGTCATCGAGGACGTGCTGCACCGCCTCGTCGAGCGCGGGGTGCCCCCCGGAGACGAGGCGGCGTGGCGCGCGATCGCGGAAGAGTGCATCGGGCCGGACGAGCGGAGGCCTGCGAACGGGGCGGAGCTGGTGAGGAGGTTGTCGGGGTAG